The sequence TTCCAGTTCCTTGTAAGAAACACCAAATATAGTTGTTCCACCGAATTTAGTTTTCAGGTAGTTAAGTTCCAGCTCAACAGCATCAATAATTGTTTCCTGAATATTATCAACAAACTTCTCATCATCTACTATCTCAGGATTTTCTTCAACTATTGTCAATATAGCTTCTATCCCGTTTTGCAGGTGCAGAGATTCATCAATTAGTATCAGTTCAACTCCGGAAACAACATTTTTCATCTTTCCTGTGTCTTTCATAGCAAAGAAATGTGCAAATGCAGAGTAGAAGAACATACCTTCCTGAATAATGTTATTAAGCAGTATCGCTGTTAATATCTGTTTCTTTCCCTCCAGTGTATCAGGGTCAGCCTTCCCGTAAGTAATTCTATCAACAGCTCTAATGATGAGTTCTTGCTTTTCCTGGAGAAGTTTATCTTCAAGTGTTATGTTATAGATTCTTTTTCTGTCCATTTCAAAAGAGTTGAGAATTATCTCAAAAAAATCTGAATGTATATTCTCCATAAACATCTGAGTGGAAAAGCTCATCTTTGCATAAGGGTCTGTTAAAACAGGGAAAAATCCATTTCCCAGAACATTTTGAACCAGCAGTTCAGAAGAAGCAAAGTATCCTACAGATGTATCAAATAAGTCTTTCTCAGTGGGTGTCAAAGATTTGTAATCAAGAACATCCTGTTGTATATTTAATTCCTCAGGAAACCAGACAGCCTTTTTCTGTTTGGTATATATTTCTTTGAATACGGGATATCTTGGGTTTTCTGAGAGTCTGATATTATCTCTAACAGATGTTTTTCCAATGAATTGTAAATTTTTCATGGCTACTCCTCCTGAAGAAACTACTATATATAGTGTTTTTTATTAATGATAACCCTACATATTGTGTATGTCAAATTAAAATTTTTCCAAAAAAATGAATAACTTTTGTCTTCAGGGGTAATATTCATTTTCGGATAGTGTTGAAATTTATGAAAAAATTTTTTAAAGTTAGTTATACCTAACTCCAATGGGGGAAATATGGGAAAAACTGTATGTGTATATCACGGCAATTGCACAGATGGAACAACAGCTGCAGCGGTTTTACTGAAAAAATATCCTGATTGTATATTGTTTCCGTTTGAACACGGATACGATGAAGAAATGTTAGACCAATTACTTGAAGCTGTAGACAAAGAAACCACAGTTTATATAGTTGATTTTTCCCTTAGGAAAGAAGACCTTGAGAAACTCATTCAAAAAGCAGGAAAGGTTATAAACATAGACCACCATATCAGTGTGAAAGAAATTCTTGAAGAGGCTGCAAGGAAATACCCTAATTTTGAGTATGTATTTGACAATAC comes from Persephonella sp. and encodes:
- a CDS encoding ribonucleotide-diphosphate reductase subunit beta, yielding MKNLQFIGKTSVRDNIRLSENPRYPVFKEIYTKQKKAVWFPEELNIQQDVLDYKSLTPTEKDLFDTSVGYFASSELLVQNVLGNGFFPVLTDPYAKMSFSTQMFMENIHSDFFEIILNSFEMDRKRIYNITLEDKLLQEKQELIIRAVDRITYGKADPDTLEGKKQILTAILLNNIIQEGMFFYSAFAHFFAMKDTGKMKNVVSGVELILIDESLHLQNGIEAILTIVEENPEIVDDEKFVDNIQETIIDAVELELNYLKTKFGGTTIFGVSYKELEKYMKYIADRRLEELGFDPQFKIDQNPLKFLQKEDVKKLTNFFEVSSTEYTNF